TTCGGTTCTCTTGATTCACGGCACTAACGAAGCGCAGTGAGGCACGCACCCGTAGCTCAGTTGGATAGAGTATCTGGCTACGAACCAGAGGGTCGGGCGTTCGAATCGCTCCGGGTGCGCCATAAAATCAAGTATGCGCCCATCGTCTAGCGGTTAGGACATCGCCCTTTCACGGCGGTAACCGGGGTTCGATTCCCCGTGGGCGTGCCAGTTTACTAAAAAGCTCCAAGAATTTTCTTGGAGCTTTTTGCATTTTTACAGATGTTGAACTGCTTCCAAATTTGCTAAGTAGTAGTTGTCATAAAATCTACGGAGATTGGCGCTTTTGAATTATTATGTATATACAGTGAGTTTGAATTTTTCATATACATAAAATGACTGTTCAAGTCGTTTTTTGAATTGCATTAAAACGGGTTGGCGAATTTTTGCTGATTGATACTTATGCAGTAAGTCTTTTAAACAAGGCCTCAACCGCCTTTAGGCGGTTGGGTATTAAAATGCTGAATCTGTCGTATATTTTATATACGTATGATAAGGCCGTCTGAAAATTCAGACGGCCTTTTTGTCTTTTAGTGTATCAGCCAAACCTGGCAATTAATTAGCGGTATCAAAGAAATATCCGATTAAGCCTGTGCAGGTAAGGGCGAAAATACCCCATAGTGTGGTTCGGATGATGGCAGGGATTGTGGGTGCACCTCCGAGTTTGGCTGCCGAATAGCCGAGTAATGCAAGTCCGGTAACGGTGCTGATGGCGAGAGCGGGTATGACTGTGGATGGGGAGCTGATTATGGATATGGCAAGAGGCAATATTGCGCCTATGCAAAATGCCGTGGCTGAGGCGGCTGCAGCTTGAAACGGTTTGGCCTGCATGGTTTCGGTAATGCCGATTTCATCGCGTGCGTGTGCTTCAAGGGCGTTGTGTCGGGTTAGGGCTTGGGCAACTTGTTGTGCCAGTTGTTGATTTAGACCGCGCCTGCGGTAGATTTCTATGAGTTCTTGCAGCTCGCGCTCGGGATGGTTTTTAAGTTCGTTGTGCTCTTTATGCAGATCGGCTTTTTCGGTGTCGGATTGGCCGGATACAGAAACATATTCTCCTGCCGCCATGGAAATGGCTCCGCCGATTAAGGCTGCGGTGCCGGTGAGAAGCAGGGTGGAAGTGTGCGGATTTGTGGCTGCAATACCCATCATCAGGCTTGCGGTGGATATGAGGCCGTCGTTGGCTCCCAATATGCCTGCTCTGAGCCAGTTATTGCGGCCGCTGAAATGAGGTTCTGTATGGCTGGTGTAGTTCATGAAATGGAAGTCCTGTGTCGGGGCTGTAATCGGTTGAGGTATGTTTAAGTTTGGAGGTGGTTTGTAAATCTTAATTCCGTTCTGCTTGAAACGGAAGCTTGAATTTCGGGTACAATACGCCCAATTGACTTATTTTTCAGACGGCCTTTAGAGTATGAATTAAAGGCTGTATGAAATACTTATTTTTAAAAAATTATTGATAAAGTTGTATCGACTATGAATAAAGAACAATTTGCCGATAATCATTTTATCCGCACCATCATCGACGAAGACCTCAAAAGCGGCAAGCACACCGCCGTCCAAACCCGTTTCCCGCCCGAGCCGAACGGCTATCTGCATATCGGCCACGCCAAATCCATCTGCCTGAATTTCGGCTTGGCTTATGTTTACGACGGCCTGTGCAACCTGCGCTTTGACGACACCAACCCCGAAAAAGAAAATCAGGAATACGTTGATTCGATTAAAGAAGACGTAGAATGGCTGGGCTTCAAATGGGCGGGCGAGCCCCGTTATGCATCCGATTATTTCGACCAGCTGTTTGATTACGCCGTCGGCCTGATTAAAGACGGCAAAGCCTTTGTGGACGACTTAAGCGCCGAAGAAATGCGCGAATACCGCGGCACGCTTACCGAGCCGGGCAAAAACAGCCCTTACCGCGACCGCAGCATCGAAGAAAACCTCGATTTGTTCATGCGCATGAAAAACGGCGAATTCCCCGACGGCAGCAAAACCCTGCGCCTGAAAATCGACATGGCCGCGGGCAACGTAAACCTGCGCGATCCGGTGATTTACCGCATCCGCCGAGCGCATCACCACAACACCGGCGACAAGTGGTGCATCTACCCCATGTATGACTACACACACGCCATTTCCGATGCCATTGAAAAAATTACCCATTCGCTGTGTACGCTCGAATTTGAAGCCCACCGCCCGCTGTATGATTGGGTGCTCGACAATATCCCGATCGACAACCATCCGCGCCAATACGAGTTTTCACGCTTGGAGCTGCTGTATTCCATCACATCCAAACGCAAACTGAGCCAGTTGGTTTCAGACGGCTACGTTACAGGTTGGAACGACCCGCGTATGCCCACTATCTCCGGCATGCGCCGCCGCGGTTACACGCCTGAAGGCTTGCGCCTGTTTGCCAAGCGCGTCGGCATTTCCAAGTCTGAAAACGTAGTGGATATGAGCGTGCTCGAAGGCGCGATTCGCGAAGAGCTGGAAAATTCCGCCCCGCGCATGATGGCCGTCTTAAACCCGATTAAAGTGACGCTCACCAATTTTGAAGCCGGCAAAACCCAAAGCCGCAGCGCGCCTTACCATCCGCACCACGAAGAAATGGGCGAACGCGAAGTGCCCATCAGCCAAACCTTGTATATCGAAGCCGACGATTTCAGCGAAAACCCGCCAGCCGGCTGGCAGCGTTTGACTTTGGGCGGTGAAGTGCGCCTGCGTTACAGCTATGTGATTAAGTGCGACGAAGTGGTGAAAGACGAAAGCGGCAACGTAATCGAACTCAAGTGCAGCATCGACCACGATACCTTAGGTAAAAAGCCCGAAGGCCGTAAAGTAAAAGGCGTGATCCATTGGCTTTCCGCCGAACACGCCGTGCCGGTGCAAGTGCGCCTGTACGACCGCCTGTTTACCGAACCGCGCCCTGATGCCGTTCGTGGCG
Above is a genomic segment from Neisseria weaveri containing:
- a CDS encoding VIT1/CCC1 transporter family protein → MNYTSHTEPHFSGRNNWLRAGILGANDGLISTASLMMGIAATNPHTSTLLLTGTAALIGGAISMAAGEYVSVSGQSDTEKADLHKEHNELKNHPERELQELIEIYRRRGLNQQLAQQVAQALTRHNALEAHARDEIGITETMQAKPFQAAAASATAFCIGAILPLAISIISSPSTVIPALAISTVTGLALLGYSAAKLGGAPTIPAIIRTTLWGIFALTCTGLIGYFFDTAN
- a CDS encoding glutamine--tRNA ligase/YqeY domain fusion protein; the protein is MNKEQFADNHFIRTIIDEDLKSGKHTAVQTRFPPEPNGYLHIGHAKSICLNFGLAYVYDGLCNLRFDDTNPEKENQEYVDSIKEDVEWLGFKWAGEPRYASDYFDQLFDYAVGLIKDGKAFVDDLSAEEMREYRGTLTEPGKNSPYRDRSIEENLDLFMRMKNGEFPDGSKTLRLKIDMAAGNVNLRDPVIYRIRRAHHHNTGDKWCIYPMYDYTHAISDAIEKITHSLCTLEFEAHRPLYDWVLDNIPIDNHPRQYEFSRLELLYSITSKRKLSQLVSDGYVTGWNDPRMPTISGMRRRGYTPEGLRLFAKRVGISKSENVVDMSVLEGAIREELENSAPRMMAVLNPIKVTLTNFEAGKTQSRSAPYHPHHEEMGEREVPISQTLYIEADDFSENPPAGWQRLTLGGEVRLRYSYVIKCDEVVKDESGNVIELKCSIDHDTLGKKPEGRKVKGVIHWLSAEHAVPVQVRLYDRLFTEPRPDAVRGEDGEYLPFTDFLNPESMKEITAYAEPVAKTLEPESRWQFERLGYFVTDRYDHSKEKPVFNRTVGLKDTWQAAK